A single genomic interval of Oryza sativa Japonica Group chromosome 7, ASM3414082v1 harbors:
- the LOC4342850 gene encoding probable cellulose synthase A catalytic subunit 6 [UDP-forming] translates to MEASAGLVAGSHNRNELVVIRRDGGGGGGVGGRRAAEAKAACQICGDDVGEGPDGEPFVACNECAFPVCRNCYDYERREGSQACPQCKTRFKRLKGCPRVAGDEEEDGVDDLEGEFGLDGREDDPQYIAESMLRANMSYGRGGDLQPFQPIPNVPLLTNGQMVDDIPPEQHALVPSYMGGGGGGGKRIHPLPFADPSVPVQPRSMDPSKDLAAYGYGSVAWKERMEGWKQKQERMQQLRSEGGGDWDGDGDADLPLMDEARQPLSRKVPISSSRINPYRMIIIIRLVVLGFFFHYRVMHPVNDAFALWLISVICEIWFAMSWILDQFPKWLPIERETYLDRLSLRFDKEGQPSQLAPVDFFVSTVDPSKEPPLVTANTVLSILSVDYPVEKVSCYVSDDGAAMLTFEALSETSEFAKKWVPFCKKFNIEPRAPEWYFQQKIDYLKDKVAASFVRERRAMKRDYEEFKVRINALVAKAQKVPEEGWTMQDGSPWPGNNVRDHPGMIQVFLGQSGGRDVEGNELPRLVYVSREKRPGYNHHKKAGAMNALVRVSAVLSNAPYLLNLDCDHYINNSKAIREAMCFMMDPLVGKKVCYVQFPQRFDGIDRHDRYANRNVVFFDINMKGLDGIQGPIYVGTGCVFRRQALYGYDAPKTKKPPSRTCNCWPKWCCCCCCGNRHTKKKTTKPKPEKKKRLFFKKAENQSPAYALGEIEEGAPGAETDKAGIVNQQKLEKKFGQSSVFVASTLLENGGTLKSASPASLLKEAIHVISCGYEDKTDWGKEIGWIYGSITEDILTGFKMHCHGWRSIYCIPKRPAFKGSAPLNLSDRLHQVLRWALGSVEIFFSKHCPLWYGYGGGLKFLERFSYINSIVYPWTSIPLLAYCTLPAICLLTGKFITPELTNVASLWFMSLFICIFVTGILEMRWSGVAIDDWWRNEQFWVIGGVSSHLFAVFQGLLKVLAGVDTSFTVTSKAGDDEEFSELYTFKWTTLLIPPTTLLLLNFIGVVAGVSNAINNGYESWGPLFGKLFFAFWVIVHLYPFLKGLVGRQNRTPTIVIVWSILLASIFSLLWVRIDPFLAKNNGPLLEECGLDCN, encoded by the exons ATGGAGGCGAGCGCGGGGCTGGTGGCGGGGTCGCACAACCGGAACGAGCTGGTGGTGATCCGgagggatggaggaggagggggaggggttggggggaggagggcggcggaggcgaaggcggcgtgCCAGATATGCGGCGACGACGTCGGGGAAGGGCCCGACGGGGAGCCGTTCGTGGCGTGCAACGAGTGCGCCTTCCCCGTCTGCCGCAACTGCTACGACTACGAGCGCCGCGAGGGCTCGCAGGCTTGCCCCCAGTGCAAGACCCGCTTCAAGCGCCTCAAGG GGTGCCCGCGGGTGGccggagacgaggaggaggacggcgtggaCGACCTGGAGGGGGAGTTCGGCCTCGACGGCCGGGAGGACGACCCGCAGTACATCGCCGAGTCGATGCTGCGCGCGAACATGAGctacggccgcggcggcgacctgcAGCCGTTCCAGCCCATCCCCAATGTGCCGCTCCTCACCAATGGCCAGATG GTTGACGACATCCCGCCGGAGCAGCACGCGCTGGTGCCATCCTACatggggggcggcggcggcggcgggaagaggATCCACCCGCTCCCCTTCGCAGATCCGAGCGTTCCTG TGCAACCGAGATCCATGGACCCGTCCAAGGATCTCGCCGCCTACGGGTACGGGAGTGTGGCATGGAAGGAGAGGATGGAGGGCTGGAAGCAGAAGCAGGAGCGGATGCAGCAGCTCAGGagtgagggcggcggcgactgggatggcgacggcgatgcaGATCTGCCACT AATGGATGAAGCTCGACAACCACTATCTCGCAaagttccaatttcttcaagcCGAATTAATCCCTATAGGATGATTATAATTATCCGGTTGGTGGTTTTGGGGTTCTTCTTCCACTACCGAGTGATGCATCCTGTGAATGATGCATTTGCTTTGTGGCTCATCTCTGTAATATGTGAAATCTGGTTTGCTATGTCTTGGATTCTTGATCAATTTCCAAAGTGGCTTCCCATAGAGAGGGAGACGTACCTGGACCGCTTGTCACTGAG GTTTGACAAGGAAGGTCAGCCATCTCAACTTGCTCCAGTCGACTTCTTTGTCAGTACAGTTGATCCATCGAAGGAACCTCCCTTAGTCACAGCAAACACCGTCCTTTCCATCCTTTCTGTGGATTACCCAGTTGAAAAGGTTTCCTGCTATGTTTCTGATGATGGTGCTGCAATGCTCACATTTGAAGCACTGTCAGAAACATCTGAATTTGCAAAGAAATGGGTCCCTTTCTGCAAAAAGTTCAATATCGAGCCTCGTGCTCCAGAGTGGTACTTCCAGCAGAAGATAGACTACCTGAAAGATAAGGTAGCAGCGTCCTTTGTTAGGGAGAGGAGAGCAATGAAG AGAGATTATGAGGAATTCAAGGTGAGGATCAACGCCTTGGTTGCCAAAGCCCAAAAGGTTCCAGAGGAAGGATGGACAATGCAGGACGGAAGCCCTTGGCCAGGCAACAATGTGCGCGATCATCCTGGAATGATTCAG GTCTTCCTTGGCCAAAGTGGTGGCCGTGATGTGGAAGGAAATGAGCTTCCTCGCTTGGTTTATGTCTCAAGAGAAAAGAGGCCAGGCTATAATCATCATAAGAAGGCTGGTGCTATGAATGCATTG GTCCGCGTCTCTGCTGTTCTTTCGAATGCTCCATACCTATTGAACTTGGATTGTGATCACTACATCAACAATAGCAAGGCCATAAGGGAAGCGATGTGTTTCATGATGGATCCTTTGGTGGGGAAGAAAGTGTGCTATGTGCAGTTCCCTCAGAGGTTTGATGGTATTGACCGACATGATCGATATGCTAACCGGAACGTTGTCTTTTTCGAT ATCAACATGAAAGGTCTGGATGGAATTCAAGGCCCCATCTATGTTGGTACTGGATGTGTCTTCAGACGGCAAGCTCTCTATGGTTATGATGCGCCAAAAACAAAGAAGCCCCCATCCAGAACTTGCAATTGCTGGCCTAaatggtgctgctgctgctgttgtggtAACAGGCATACTAAGAAGAAGACAACAAAACCTAAgccggagaaaaagaaaagactgTTTTTCAAGAAAGCAGAAAATCAGTCTCCTGCATATGCTCTTGGTGAAATTGAGGAAGGTGCTCCAG GAGCTGAGACAGACAAAGCTGGAATTGTGAATCAACAGAAGCTAGAAAAGAAATTTGGGCAGTCTTCTGTTTTTGTTGCATCAACTTTGCTTGAAAATGGTGGAACCCTGAAGAGTGCAAGTCCAGCTTCTCTACTGAAGGAAGCTATACATGTTATTAGCTGTGGTTACGAAGACAAGACAGACTGGGGGAAGGAG ATTGGCTGGATCTATGGTTCAATTACAGAAGATATCTTGACTGGGTTTAAGATGCACTGCCATGGTTGGCGGTCTATTTACTGCATTCCAAAGCGGCCAGCATTCAAAGGTTCTGCACCTCTTAATCTTTCGGATCGTCTTCACCAGGTCCTTCGTTGGGCTCTTGGATCTGTTGAAATTTTCTTCAGCAAACATTGCCCACTTTGGTATGGGTATGGTGGTGGCCTGAAATTTTTGGAAAGATTTTCTTATATTAACTCTATCGTATATCCCTGGACATCCATTCCACTTCTGGCTTACTGTACCTTGCCTGCCATATGCTTGCTCACTGGGAAGTTTATCACTCCAGAG CTCACCAATGTTGCTAGTCTATGGTTCATGTCGCTTTTCATCTGTATTTTTGTCACTGGCATCCTTGAAATGAGATGGAGTGGTGTGGCCATCGATGACTGGTGGAGGAATGAGCAGTTTTGGGTCATTGGAGGTGTTTCTTCACATCTCTTCGCTGTATTCCAAGGACTTCTGAAAGTCCTTGCTGGTGTTGATACCAGCTTCACTGTGACATCAAAGGCCGGAGATGATGAAGAGTTCTCAGAGCTATACACGTTCAAATGGACCACCTTGTTGATACCTCCAACTACACTGCTGCTGTTGAACTTCATTGGGGTTGTAGCTGGAGTTTCTAATGCTATCAACAATGGATATGAATCATGGGGACCTCTGTTCGGGAAGCTCTTCTTTGCATTCTGGGTGATTGTCCATCTATATCCGTTCCTCAAGGGTTTGGTTGGAAGGCAAAACAGGACACCAACGATTGTTATCGTCTGGTCCATTCTACTGGCTTCAATCTTCTCACTTCTATGGGTCCGGATCGATCCTTTCCTTGCGAAGAATAATGGCCCTCTTCTGGAGGAATGTGGTCTGGATTGTAACTAA
- the LOC136351242 gene encoding probable LRR receptor-like serine/threonine-protein kinase At3g47570: MTAHVGDFGLARFKIDSKTSLGNSVSTSSFTINGTIGYVAPECAIGGQVSTAADVYSFGVVLLEIFIRKRPTDDMFKDGLSIAKYADINIPDRLLQIVDPQLVQELSLNQEDPVATDENAAHCLLSVLNIGLCCTKSSPNERIKDMLYAKHHL; the protein is encoded by the exons ATGACAGCTCATGTTGGAGACTTTGGACTTGCAAGGTTCAAAATTGATTCTAAAACATCTTTGGGTAACTCAGTTTCAACTTCTTCATTCACAATAAATGGAACCATAGGATATGTTGCTCCAG AATGTGCCATAGGTGGTCAAGTTTCAACTGCTGCAGATGTATACAGCTTCGGAGTTGTTCTCTTAGAGATATTCATAAGGAAGAGGCCAACAGATGACATGTTTAAGGATGGATTGAGCATTGCAAAATATGCAGATATCAACATCCCTGACAGGTTGCTGCAGATTGTTGATCCTCAGCTGGTACAAGAGTTGAGCCTCAACCAAGAAGATCCAGTTGCTACCGATGAAAATGCAGCACACTGCCTTCTTTCTGTACTGAACATTGGACTTTGCTGCACCAAGTCATCCCCCAATGAGCGCATCA AAGACATGCTGTACGCCAAGCACCACCTCTAG
- the LOC4342847 gene encoding protein CIA1, protein MAMDGGAAAVLREAHRLTGHTDRVWSLAWNPSPGAGAGPVLASCGGDKAVRIWKRAADGAWQCSDVLEDTHNRTVRSCAWSPDGKLLATASFDSTTAIWEYSGGDFECVATLEGHENEVKSVSWSASGSLLATCSRDKSVWIWEMQPGNEYECVSVQQGHTQDVKMVQWHPILDVLVSVSYDNSIRVWADDGDDEWHCVQTLTEANNCGHSSTVWALSFNQKGDRMVTCSDDHTLKIWDTSADLSQPKTSDNQESWRHLSTLTGYHNRTIFSAHWSSEDIIASGAGDDAICLFAEDKSSMVEGPSYRLILKKEKAHDMDINCVRWCPQDPRMLASASDDGTVKLWELRGNALD, encoded by the exons atggccatggacggcggcgcggcggcggtgctgcgcGAGGCCCACCGCCTGACGGGGCACACCGACCGCGTGTGGTCCCTCGCGTGGAACCCTtcccccggcgccggcgccggccccgTCCTCGCCTCCTGCGGCGGCGACAAGGCCGTCCGGATCTGGAagcgcgccgccgacggcgcatGGCAGTGCTCG GATGTGCTGGAGGACACGCACAACCGCACGGTGAGGTCGTGCGCATGGTCCCCCGACGGGAAGCTGCTGGCCACCGCGAGCTTCGACTCCACCACCGCGATATGGGAGTACTCCGGCGGCGACTTCGAGTGCGTCGCCACCTTGGAG GGCCATGAGAATGAGGTGAAGAGCGTGTCGTGGAGCGCGTCCGGGTCGCTGCTCGCGACGTGCAGCCGGGACAAGTCGGTGTGGATATGGGAGATGCAGCCAGGAAACGAATACGAGTGTGTCTCGGTGCAGCAAGGCCACACACAAGACGTGAAGATGGTGCAGTGGCACCCTATCCTTGATGTCCTGGTTTCTGTCAGCTACGACAATTCAATCAGA GTCTGGGCTGATGACGGTGATGATGAGTGGCACTGTGTACAGACATTAACTGAAGCTAATAACTG TGGTCACTCGTCAACAGTATGGGCATTATCTTTTAACCAGAAAGGTGATAGGATGGTCACATGCAG TGATGACCATACATTGAAAATATGGGACACAAGTGCTGATTTGTCTCAACCAAAAACTAGTGACAACCAGGAATCATG GCGACATCTTTCTACTCTCACGGGATATCATAACCGGACCATTTTTTCAGCCCATTGGTCAAG CGAGGATATTATAGCCAGTGGCGCAGGTGATGATGCAATCTGCTTATTTGCTGAGGACAAGAGTAGTATG GTTGAGGGACCTTCATACAGATTAATTTTAAAGAAAGAGAAGGCACATGACATGGATATAAACTGTGTCCGCTGGTGTCCTCAG GACCCGAGGATGTTGGCATCAGCAAGTGATGATGGCACAGTGAAATTGTGGGAGCTGAGGGGGAATGCACTGGATTGA